DNA sequence from the Manihot esculenta cultivar AM560-2 chromosome 11, M.esculenta_v8, whole genome shotgun sequence genome:
acgccctaagccggaaatcactcggcagtctatcccacatttcagcagagaggaggccggtggtgaaggagtttcacagacttatgagtgagggattacagttggagttgtctggtacaggtgccttagtggctcagatgagagtgacacccgtgtttctggagcaggtagctcagaaacagcatgaggacccagagttggtcaggatagccagaacggttcagtcaggccagagtaatgagttcaagtttgatgataaagggatcctccgctacgggaacagattatgtgtgccagatgacattggtctgaagggagatattatgggggaagcccataataccaggtatagtgttcaccctggggccaccaagatgtatcaggatctgaagagagtgtattggtggccagctatgaagaaggacgtggcactgttcgtgtcagcctgcgatgtgtgtcagagggtgaaactagagcatcagaagccggctggaatgttgaacccactaccgattccagagtggaaatgggagaatatagctatggacttcgtagtggggttaccggcgacgtccaacagattggactccatatgggtgattgtggacagactcaccaaatctgctcacttcatccctgtcaggagtggttactctgtggacaagttggcgcaggtgtacgtagatgagattgtcagactgcatggggtcccggtatctatagtgttagatagagggccccagttcacctccaggttttggcggagtctgcagaacgctatgggtaccagattagacttcagtactgccttccacccacagacagacggacagtcagagaggaccatccaaacaatagaggatatgctcagaatgtgtgtgctagattttggcggttcttggaggcagcatctacctttggtggagtttgcctacaataacagctatcatgatagcatagggatggctccatatgaagctttgtatgggaggaagtgcagatcacctatctgctgggaggaagtaggagagaggactcttgcgggtccggagttagtagaacttaccagcagggtggtacccataatcagagagaggatcaagactgctgctagtcggcagaagagttatgcagatattcgcagaagacagctagagtttcaggagggggatttggttttgctcaaggtgtctcctatgaaaggagtgattcggttcgggaagaagggtaagttagctccacggtacatcggtcctttcgaggtacttcagagggtcggtaatgtgtcgtacaagctagacttgcctgcttcgatggagagaatccatccggttttccatgtttctctgttacggaagtatgTGTCGGATCctggcaaggttcttagtgagcctgatgtagagatccaagaggatctcacctatgtagagcagccagtgcggattcttgacacccagatcagaaagctgaggaacaaggaaatcccgatggtaaaggtcctttggaaccaccacaacttagaggaatgcacctgggagacccgggagtctatgctccagcaatacccccatctgttttgaggtgagtgttaatTGTTTTGAGTGTCTGTATGTATGCTATgctgtatgttatgtttatgccatGTTGATGCCATGccttgtatgttagttgaggaacattcggggacgaatgttcttaaggggggagaatgtaatacccggctagactccggtatcggaatccctaccgtccggtgggacctcggatgtcggaaacctctagaagggtaaaactatgattttatgaaatgttttcatgtatttcatgcttttaagtaagaaattaaatgagtttttgcatgaaaatccttggaggaaaacccaggttcggccgccgaacttcgaagttcggccgccgaacatgcatgcgttttggaggcacgttaggcccccgaaagcataagtgagggaagtcaaggttcggccgccgaacctcatgttcggccgccgaacatttgcatggatgcggaggcacattcggcccccgaacgtggtctggccagccactataaaagggtcccttagccgaaaatgggcgagctttttctccccatttcggccaaggtgagcattccgctatccttccccaatcttgagtttttcttcctttttccttgatctttacaagtttataactttgtttttgaagatcttggagcttagaacgagttttggagcttggagaccaaaagttggaacttctcccatctccaagtttagatctcctcaaccctcgatcttcaagaggtaagggccgatcttaagctcaatgtatgatttaaacaagttttatgaagttttaaggggtagaatgcatgttagggtatatgttaaacctatgggtttttgatgatttttttgtacaatgtagcttgattgtgtgtgattgaagtgttgtagatggggtatatgcatgtttgaggcccctaggaacttgtatgcatgctttggttgaacaatatgcatgtttggaaggtttggaggcgaaatgtgctaagggagccaagtttctgccctttggcaaaaaccaggttcggcagccgaaggtactttcggccgccgaacatggctggggaggcaggcctttcggctgccgaagttgcccccgaaaagagactttcgtctctgtctggcactttcggccgccgaaggtgccgccgaacctacctgagtttcgtctctgtccaggactttcggccgccgaaggtgccgccgaaagtgccctgttcagccatttcttgcatgttttcatgtgatgttttcaggatgttttagggggtctttggggagtattttagagtcatgttcatgtatgttggtgcctcatttgagtccacctgtgtaggttcggacccgaggaaccgagaccccaggttgtgagatagtcgttcagagttcgttgttaaagcttcagttacctggtgagtggaacaaccccttaagctttaaagtaaatgaataaatgaatgaatcataaagcattgcccatgcatcattatgccatgagatatataggttgtatgcattagaattcacgaatatgttgcattgcatactttgttgttgatgtggatgaatgttgaatgatccattagcccttgtatgtcatgatagcctatgtgagtccaggtgtgcctgctacggctctacgcccctggcactatgacagattatggaagtccgggtgtgcctgctacggctctacgcccccggcatgtataagtaagaaagataggggctaaatggtgacaagttcatccttgttgtgaaatgtttgtgttatggcgcatacatgaaagcatgaataagaaaaagaaagaaaaagttaatgataataataataataaaatgaataataatatacctaaaaatggaggaattaaaacaaatgtttttagtttctgctcactgggctctagtagctcaccccactccctttatccccagagttgcaggtacaggatagatcgggaagtcagctagagtgaagttcagtcatgtatgttgtaatagatagtagtggacatgaatatgatgtaatgagtaattatgaccatgtaatgtaatgaatgatttgatgatgtattgaggattatagtagtgcttgacctagaggtgtgtgaatccccattatgtacagagtgtttaatgagtaataatgttaatgaccatgattatccaagctgatatgtatgatgatgataccccattggagtatttgatgaggactccagtgtggggtttatgtatgtttttttgtgcatgcacaggttttgcttggataagagaaaagaaaaagttttacagatcatgtatatgttgttatgtatgggattccacaggtttacaggaggtatgtaggcttgctacgggtcccggcggccttaagccgatctggatcctagcgccggtaacgggtcggattttcgggtcgttacataagggttgggtgaacttgtcaccaattagtccaagctaactctgtgccaggccgtagcatggggtcctggtcttcctgtcataacatacattacttaccattatcccagggcctcctctgggctcctggtcttcgagtcccataaccgtgccaggccgtagaatggggtcctggtctttcctcactctgtgccaggccgtagaatggggtcctgttcttcctgtcatggactaattgggtcatccaacattcacccacatcaacaacaatcgatgcaatgcggcatattcgtgaaaactaatgcaatcatcctattgcataatcatgatgcatgaaacatgataaaacatttaatttttcaatttaaaagattaagtttgattccactcacctctggctgactctgacaacaccgaagcagctgaactcactactggggtcctcggttcctcgggttcgaacctacacaggtggactcaaatgagggaccaaacatactagaacataactataaactactccccaaaaaccctcctaaaacatcataaaacaaccatagagaaacatgcaaaggagacctggacagggcacttccggcggcaggttcggcggccgaaagtccctccagagccgaaagtcaggcaggttcggcggcaccttcggcggccaaaactcccagacagagacgaagctcatgcatgttcggcggcactttcggctgccaaaactgccagacagagacgaaagtctcctttcgggggtaggctttggcagccgaaaggctgcctccccagccatgttcggcggtcgaaagtccttcggctgccgaacctggtttctgccaaagggcagaaacttggctccttttgcacatttcgtctccaaaccttccaaacatgcatcaaacctattctacaacacacaaacacaagcatatatgttcctaggggcctcaaaccatcataaaccccatctacaacacaacaagcatccacattgtttatgaacatacatttatacccataaacataaccataacctaaacatgcattctaacccatagatctacttaaaacttacttaaaacatgcaatgagcttaagatcggctcttacctcttgaagatcgagagagacgacttaaaactcggagttgggagagattgggttcttgaacctccaagctccaaaactttgctcaaaagcttaaatcttcaaaacaaagttaaaacaaatgaaaatcttgaaagatttagaggaagaacatcaaagattggtgagggacggcggagagctcaccttggccgaaaatggggaaaaagctcgcccgttttcggctaagggacccttttatagtggctggccagaccacgttcgggggccgaatgtgcctccgcatgcatgccatgttcggcggccgaacttgaggttcggcggccgaacctggacttccctcacttatgctttcgggggcctaaagcacacccgcaacgcatgcatgttcggcggccgaacttgaggttcggcggccgaacctaagttttcctccaatgctattttcatgcaaaaactcattttatttcatgcttaaaacataaaacacattaaaacattttataaaaacatggttcctacccttctagaggcttccgacatccaagattccaccggacggtaggaatcccgataccggagtctagccgggtattatattctcccccccttaagaacattcgtccccgaatgttcctaaactagcacatgcaaggcatacatatAACAAAcacacaaagcacata
Encoded proteins:
- the LOC122725037 gene encoding uncharacterized protein LOC122725037, which translates into the protein PVVSEFLDVFPDELPGLPPAREIEFEIELMPGTRPISIPPYRMAPAELKELKEQLQELVDKGFIRPSTSPWVSEQGIEVDPKKVEAVANWPRPTTVTEIKSFLGLAGYYRRFVQDFSKIATPMTKLTKKNQKFIWTDQCEESFEELKRRLENIAMDFVVGLPATSNRLDSIWVIVDRLTKSAHFIPVRSGYSVDKLAQVYVDEIVRLHGVPVSIVLDRGRTYQQGGVIRFGKKGKLAPRYIGPFEVLQRVGNVSYKLDLPASMERIHPVFHVSLLRKYVSDPGKVLSEPDVEIQEDLTYVEQPVRILDTQIRKLRNKEIPMVKVLWNHHNLEECTWETRESMLQQYPHLF